One window from the genome of Eublepharis macularius isolate TG4126 chromosome 15, MPM_Emac_v1.0, whole genome shotgun sequence encodes:
- the LOC129342972 gene encoding interferon-inducible GTPase 5-like — translation MAIAFTKELIRKELEKLKNDLENRNLPDVIEQNDKYLNLLKNSTLDIAITGVSGAGKSSLVNALRGMTDSEEGAAETGETQITMERMKYSHPTFPNVSIWDLPGIGTPDFKAKNYLKKVHFKEYDFFVIVASNRFTTNDVLLAREILKMKKKFYYVRTKVDVSVDSERRKPNFCEEKCLDKIREYCCDNLAKAGESNPLVFLISRWDLNMFDFPHLQVTLENDLDDLKKYALIASMPAFSRDVLKKKKAAMESLIWKVSLVSCGIGAIPVPGLSLVCDIGILVATMRYFCKVFGLDEDSLRRLASRVRKPLSMLRSAIKKSPMASQVTTEFVTDLLTKSLVCGAVMAAEFALDFVPVLGSLTGGALSFVTTFYILKSFLHDVEEDAENVRAKAVES, via the coding sequence ATGGCTATTGCTTTCACAAAAGAATTAATAAGAAAGGAACTTGAAAAACTGAAGAACGATTTGGAAAACAGAAATCTCCCTGATGTGATAGAACAAAATGATAAATACTTGAACTTATTAAAAAACTCAACTCTTGACATTGCCATCACAGGGGTGTCAGGTGCTGGCAAATCATCCCTCGTGAACGCCCTGCGAGGTATGACAGATTCTGAAGAAGGTGCAGCTGAGACCGGGGAGACACAAATAACGATGGAGCGAATGAAATATTCACATCCTACATTCCCAAATGTATCAATATGGGATCTTCCCGGAATTGGGACACCTGATTTTAAAGCAAAGAACTACCTCAAGAAAGTACATTTTAAGGAGTACGATTTCTTCGTCATCGTTGCCTCCAATCGCTTCACAACAAATGATGTTCTCCTGGCTCGTGAAATTCTAAAGATGAAGAAAAAGTTCTACTATGTGCGCACCAAAGTGGATGTCAGCGTCGATTCTGAAAGAAGGAAACCAAACTTCTGTGAGGAGAAGTGCCTGGACAAGATAAGGGAATACTGCTGTGACAATCTGGCAAAAGCAGGAGAATCTAATCCACTGGTTTTTCTTATCTCCAGGTGGGATTTGAATATGTTTGATTTTCCCCACCTGCAAGTGACCTTGGAGAATGACTTGGATGACCTCAAGAAGTATGCCTTAATTGCATCAATGCCAGCTTTCTCAAGAGAcgtcctgaagaagaaaaaggctgCTATGGAGTCCCTTATATGGAAAGTATCCCTTGTGTCTTGTGGTATTGGGGCAATTCCTGTCCCAGGACTCTCTCTTGTTTGTGATATTGGCATCTTGGTGGCAACAATGAGATATTTCTGCAAGGTCTTTGGCTTGGATGAAGATTCCCTCCGTAGACTTGCAAGCCGGGTTCGTAAACCTCTGAGCATGTTGAGATCTGCTATCAAAAAGTCCCCGATGGCCAGCCAAGTCACTACTGAATTTGTAACTGATCTTTTGACCAAGTCATTAGTGTGCGGAGCGGTGATGGCGGCCGAATTTGCTCTTGATTTTGTGCCTGTGTTGGGCTCTCTCACTGGTGGAGCGCTTTCTTTTGTAACCACCTTCTACATCCTGAAGAGCTTTCTGCATGATGTTGAGGAAGATGCAGAGAACGTCCGAGCAAAAGCTGTGGAGTCCTAA